The Streptomyces pactum genome contains a region encoding:
- a CDS encoding ArsA-related P-loop ATPase — protein sequence MSRLQVVSGKGGTGKTTVAAALALALATEGKRALLVEVEGRQGIAQLFETEALPYEERKIAVAPGGGEVYALAIDPELALLDYLQMFYKLGSAGRALKKLGAIDFATTIAPGVRDVLLTGKACEAVRRKDRSGRFAYDYVVMDAPPTGRITRFLNVNDEVAGLAKVGPIHNQAQAVMRVLKSRETAVHLVTLLEEMPVQETADGIAELRAARLPVGRVMVNMVRPEVLDAADLELVRSTPRTALARSLSGAGLGGARRGGHAERLVDPLLAQAEEYAERYALEQEQRAALTDLGLPLHELPLLADGMDLAGLYELATELRKQGIA from the coding sequence GTGAGCAGGCTCCAGGTCGTCAGCGGCAAGGGCGGAACCGGCAAGACCACGGTGGCCGCGGCCCTCGCGCTGGCCCTGGCCACCGAGGGGAAGCGCGCGCTTCTCGTCGAGGTCGAGGGTCGCCAGGGCATCGCGCAGCTCTTCGAAACGGAAGCGCTGCCTTATGAGGAGCGGAAGATCGCCGTCGCTCCCGGGGGCGGGGAGGTGTACGCCCTCGCCATCGACCCCGAACTGGCGCTTTTGGACTACCTCCAGATGTTCTACAAGCTGGGCAGCGCCGGACGGGCGCTGAAGAAGCTCGGGGCGATCGACTTCGCGACCACCATCGCGCCGGGTGTCAGGGACGTCCTGCTGACCGGCAAGGCGTGCGAGGCGGTGCGGCGCAAGGACCGGAGCGGACGGTTCGCGTACGACTACGTCGTCATGGACGCCCCGCCGACCGGGCGCATCACCCGCTTCCTCAACGTCAACGACGAGGTGGCCGGTCTCGCGAAGGTCGGCCCGATACACAATCAGGCGCAGGCCGTGATGCGGGTGCTGAAGTCGCGGGAGACCGCCGTGCACCTGGTGACCCTGCTGGAGGAGATGCCGGTCCAGGAGACCGCGGACGGCATCGCCGAGCTGCGCGCGGCGCGGCTCCCGGTGGGACGGGTCATGGTCAACATGGTCCGGCCCGAGGTGCTGGACGCCGCCGACCTGGAACTCGTACGGAGCACACCGCGTACGGCACTCGCCCGGTCCCTGTCGGGCGCCGGGCTCGGCGGGGCGCGGCGCGGCGGGCACGCCGAGCGGCTGGTGGACCCGCTGCTGGCACAGGCCGAGGAGTACGCCGAGCGGTACGCGCTGGAGCAGGAGCAGCGGGCGGCCCTGACCGACCTGGGCCTGCCGCTGCACGAACTCCCGTTGCTCGCCGACGGCATGGACCTGGCGGGCCTGTACGAACTGGCCACCGAATTGCGGAAGCAGGGGATCGCATGA
- the nth gene encoding endonuclease III, with translation MRKNAETNPASARKTASAEASGPAETSASAKTPASAKTSASAKKPTPGKKSASANEAASAKEAASAKKPASRKQSAAARKPAPGKSAASATKSAPTRTKSAPIKKQAPAKKPAVAPKKATAAVKGVAPAKTVAPRTPRDESRTALVRRARRIDRELAEVYPYAHPELDFENPFQLVVATVLSAQTTDLRVNQTTPALFAKYPTPEDLAAADPEEVEEILRPTGFFRAKTRSVIGLSKALAEDFGGEVPGRLEDLVKLPGVGRKTAFVVLGNAFGRPGITVDTHFQRLVRRWQWTTETDPDKIEAAVGALFPKSDWTDLSHHVIWHGRRICHARKPACGACPIAPLCPAYGEGETDPEKAKKLLKYEKGGFPGQRLKPPRAYLDAGGKPALPLGAG, from the coding sequence GTGAGGAAGAACGCCGAGACGAACCCGGCCTCCGCCAGGAAGACGGCCTCCGCCGAGGCATCGGGGCCCGCCGAGACCTCGGCCTCCGCCAAGACCCCGGCCTCCGCCAAGACCTCGGCCTCCGCCAAGAAGCCGACGCCAGGGAAGAAGTCGGCGTCGGCGAACGAGGCGGCGTCAGCGAAGGAGGCGGCCTCGGCGAAGAAGCCGGCGTCCCGGAAGCAGTCGGCAGCGGCGAGAAAGCCGGCGCCCGGGAAGAGCGCGGCGTCCGCGACGAAGTCCGCGCCCACCAGGACGAAGTCGGCGCCCATCAAGAAGCAGGCGCCCGCCAAGAAGCCCGCCGTCGCCCCGAAGAAGGCCACCGCCGCCGTCAAGGGCGTCGCCCCGGCGAAGACCGTCGCCCCGAGGACACCGCGCGACGAGTCGCGCACCGCGCTGGTCCGCCGCGCCCGCCGCATCGACCGCGAGCTCGCGGAGGTCTACCCGTACGCCCACCCGGAGCTGGACTTCGAGAACCCGTTCCAGTTGGTCGTGGCCACGGTGCTGTCCGCCCAGACCACCGACCTGCGCGTCAACCAGACGACGCCCGCCCTCTTCGCCAAGTACCCCACCCCGGAGGACCTGGCCGCCGCCGACCCCGAGGAGGTCGAGGAGATCCTGCGCCCGACCGGCTTCTTCCGGGCCAAGACCAGGTCGGTCATAGGGCTGTCCAAGGCCCTGGCGGAGGACTTCGGCGGCGAGGTCCCCGGGCGTCTCGAAGACCTCGTGAAGCTGCCCGGCGTGGGCCGCAAGACCGCCTTCGTCGTCCTCGGCAACGCGTTCGGCCGCCCCGGCATCACCGTGGACACGCACTTCCAGCGCCTGGTGCGCCGCTGGCAGTGGACCACCGAGACCGACCCGGACAAGATCGAGGCCGCCGTCGGCGCGCTCTTCCCGAAGAGCGACTGGACGGACCTCTCCCACCACGTGATCTGGCACGGCCGCCGGATCTGCCACGCCCGCAAGCCCGCCTGCGGCGCCTGCCCCATCGCCCCGCTCTGCCCGGCGTACGGCGAGGGCGAGACGGACCCGGAGAAGGCGAAGAAACTGCTCAAGTACGAGAAGGGCGGCTTCCCCGGCCAGCGTCTGAAGCCCCCGCGGGCGTATCTGGACGCGGGCGGGAAACCCGCGCTGCCGCTGGGGGCCGGGTGA
- the wblA gene encoding transcriptional regulator WblA codes for MGWVTDWSAQAACRTTDPDELFVQGAAQNRAKAVCTGCPVRTECLADALDNRVEFGVWGGMTERERRALLRRRPTVTSWRRLLETARTEYERGVGIVPLDDEEIYENYAAVG; via the coding sequence ATGGGCTGGGTAACCGACTGGAGTGCGCAGGCTGCCTGTCGCACTACCGATCCGGACGAATTGTTCGTTCAGGGAGCAGCGCAGAACAGGGCCAAGGCGGTGTGCACCGGATGTCCGGTGCGGACCGAGTGCCTGGCCGACGCGCTCGACAATCGCGTCGAGTTCGGCGTATGGGGAGGCATGACGGAGCGGGAACGCCGCGCACTGCTGCGCCGGCGGCCCACCGTGACCTCCTGGCGCCGGCTGCTGGAGACGGCGCGGACGGAGTACGAACGAGGGGTCGGCATCGTGCCCCTCGACGACGAGGAGATCTACGAGAACTACGCGGCCGTGGGCTGA
- a CDS encoding ArsA family ATPase, which yields MSPDPAARHQEGARHLTPARVLDVDPLLEDPKTRIVVCCGSGGVGKTTTAAALGLRAAERGRKVVVLTIDPARRLAQSMGIDSLDNTPRRVKGVDDSAGGELHAMMLDMKRTFDEIVEAHADPERAAAILGNPFYQSLSAGFAGTQEYMAMEKLGQLRARDEWDLIVVDTPPSRSALDFLDAPKRLGSFLDGKLIRVLLAPAKVGGRAGMKFLNVGMSMMTGVLGKVLGGQFLKDVQTFVAAMDSMFGGFRTRADATYKLLQAPGTAFLVVAAPERDALREAAYFVERLAAEDMPLAGLVLNRVHGSGAARLSAERALAAAENLEDPRIVDQDGGKAGVRNSPDADGSSDPLEPASQPSPESSSLEPSSSEPLPGAPDTPDGAPERSVDQLSAGLLRLHADRMHLLAREQRTRDRFTARHPEVAVTEVAALPGDVHDLAGLREIGVRLATDRPELPEAGA from the coding sequence ATGAGTCCGGACCCGGCCGCCCGGCACCAGGAGGGCGCGCGGCACCTGACCCCCGCGCGTGTGCTCGACGTCGACCCGCTGCTGGAGGATCCGAAGACGCGCATCGTGGTGTGCTGCGGCTCGGGTGGGGTCGGCAAGACGACCACCGCGGCCGCCCTGGGCCTGCGCGCGGCCGAACGCGGCCGCAAGGTGGTCGTCCTCACCATCGACCCGGCCCGGCGGCTCGCCCAGTCCATGGGCATCGACTCGCTCGACAACACGCCGCGCCGGGTCAAGGGTGTCGACGACTCGGCGGGCGGTGAGCTGCACGCCATGATGCTCGACATGAAGCGCACCTTCGACGAGATCGTCGAGGCGCACGCGGATCCCGAGCGGGCGGCGGCGATCCTGGGCAACCCCTTCTACCAGTCGCTCTCGGCGGGCTTCGCGGGCACGCAGGAGTACATGGCGATGGAGAAGCTGGGGCAGTTGCGGGCGCGGGACGAGTGGGACCTCATCGTCGTCGACACGCCGCCGTCCCGCTCGGCACTGGACTTCCTGGACGCCCCCAAGCGCCTCGGTTCCTTCCTGGACGGCAAGCTGATCCGCGTACTGCTGGCCCCGGCGAAGGTGGGCGGCCGGGCCGGCATGAAGTTCCTGAACGTCGGCATGTCGATGATGACGGGCGTCCTGGGGAAGGTGTTGGGCGGGCAGTTCCTGAAGGACGTGCAGACCTTCGTGGCCGCGATGGACTCGATGTTCGGCGGGTTCCGTACGCGCGCGGACGCGACGTACAAGCTGCTTCAGGCGCCCGGGACGGCGTTCCTGGTGGTCGCGGCCCCGGAGCGGGACGCACTGCGCGAGGCCGCGTACTTCGTGGAGCGGCTGGCGGCCGAGGACATGCCGCTCGCCGGTCTGGTGCTCAACCGGGTCCACGGCAGCGGCGCCGCCCGGCTGTCGGCCGAGCGGGCGCTCGCCGCTGCGGAAAATCTTGAGGATCCCCGCATTGTGGATCAGGACGGCGGGAAAGCTGGAGTTCGTAACTCCCCCGACGCAGACGGCAGTTCAGACCCTCTTGAGCCGGCTTCCCAGCCCTCGCCCGAGTCCTCTTCCCTCGAGCCCTCTTCTTCCGAGCCTCTTCCCGGGGCTCCTGACACACCGGACGGCGCACCGGAGCGATCCGTCGACCAGCTCTCCGCGGGCCTGCTGCGGCTGCACGCGGACCGGATGCATCTGCTCGCCCGCGAGCAGCGCACGCGTGACCGCTTCACCGCACGTCATCCCGAGGTGGCGGTCACCGAAGTGGCCGCGCTGCCCGGCGACGTGCACGACCTCGCGGGGCTGCGGGAAATCGGCGTCCGTCTCGCGACGGACCGGCCCGAGCTGCCCGAGGCGGGCGCCTGA
- a CDS encoding MBL fold metallo-hydrolase: MTDAAALPGQPRGGVLSGPATARAVNVLAPNASAMTLDGTNTWILAEPGSDLAVVVDPGPLDDTHLRHVVDTAERAGKRVALTLLTHGHPDHAEGAARFAELTRTNVRALDPALRLGDEGLAAGDVIGVGGLELRVVPTPGHTADSLCFHLPADRAVLTGDTILGRGTTMVAHPDGRLGDYLDSLRRLRSLTADDGVHTVLPGHGPVLDDAQGAVEYYLAHRAHRLAQVETAVEDGYRTPGEVVAHVYADVDRSLWPAAELSVRAQLEYLGEHGLIELPD; the protein is encoded by the coding sequence ATGACGGACGCAGCAGCACTGCCCGGACAGCCGCGGGGCGGCGTCCTCTCGGGACCGGCCACCGCGCGCGCGGTGAACGTCCTGGCGCCCAACGCCTCCGCGATGACCCTGGACGGCACGAACACCTGGATCCTTGCCGAACCCGGCTCCGACCTGGCCGTCGTCGTGGACCCGGGGCCGCTGGACGACACGCACCTGCGGCATGTCGTCGACACCGCCGAGCGGGCGGGCAAGCGTGTCGCGCTGACGCTCCTGACGCACGGTCACCCCGACCACGCGGAGGGCGCCGCGCGCTTCGCCGAGCTGACGCGGACGAACGTAAGGGCGCTGGACCCGGCGCTGCGGCTGGGCGACGAGGGGCTGGCCGCCGGTGACGTCATCGGGGTCGGCGGCCTGGAGCTGAGGGTCGTGCCGACCCCCGGACACACGGCCGACTCCCTGTGCTTCCACCTCCCGGCCGACCGGGCGGTGCTGACGGGCGACACGATCCTGGGCCGCGGTACGACGATGGTGGCCCACCCCGACGGCCGTCTCGGCGACTACCTGGACTCACTGCGCAGGCTGAGGTCGCTCACGGCCGACGACGGGGTGCACACGGTGCTCCCGGGCCACGGCCCGGTCCTGGACGACGCGCAGGGCGCCGTGGAGTACTACCTCGCCCACCGTGCCCACCGCCTCGCCCAGGTCGAGACGGCCGTGGAGGACGGCTACCGGACGCCGGGCGAGGTCGTCGCCCACGTGTACGCGGACGTCGACCGCTCGCTGTGGCCGGCGGCGGAACTGTCGGTGCGGGCGCAACTGGAGTACCTGGGCGAACACGGGCTCATTGAGCTACCCGACTGA
- a CDS encoding NUDIX hydrolase, with translation MTRASDTQGHIRGGSLSKEGLPGWLEPVVRAVETVRPDELSRFLPPEDGAGRQSAVLILFGEGEAGRGPELLLMERAGSLRSHAGQPAFPGGALDPEDGDPQGDGPWRAALREAEEETGLDPAGVQLFGVLPKLYIPVSGFVVSPVLAWWREPTPVGAVDPNETARVFTVPVADLTDPANRVTAVHPSGHRGPAFLVESALVWGFTAGIIDRLLHFAGWERPWDREKQVPLDWRS, from the coding sequence ATGACTCGGGCGAGCGACACACAAGGGCACATCCGGGGTGGGAGCCTCAGCAAGGAGGGCCTGCCGGGCTGGCTGGAGCCGGTGGTGCGGGCCGTCGAGACGGTGCGGCCCGACGAGCTGAGCCGCTTCCTGCCGCCCGAGGACGGAGCCGGGCGCCAGTCCGCCGTCCTGATCCTCTTCGGTGAGGGCGAGGCCGGCCGCGGCCCGGAGCTGCTGCTCATGGAGCGGGCCGGCTCCCTGCGCTCGCACGCCGGCCAGCCGGCCTTCCCGGGGGGCGCCCTCGACCCCGAGGACGGTGATCCGCAGGGCGACGGGCCGTGGCGGGCCGCCCTGCGGGAGGCCGAGGAGGAGACCGGGCTCGACCCGGCCGGCGTGCAGCTCTTCGGTGTGCTGCCCAAGCTCTACATCCCGGTCAGCGGCTTCGTCGTCTCACCGGTCCTGGCCTGGTGGCGCGAGCCCACCCCGGTGGGCGCCGTCGATCCGAACGAGACGGCGCGTGTCTTCACCGTCCCCGTGGCGGATCTCACGGACCCCGCCAACAGGGTCACCGCCGTCCACCCGAGTGGTCACCGAGGCCCGGCATTCCTGGTCGAATCGGCGCTCGTATGGGGCTTCACCGCCGGCATCATCGACCGGTTGCTGCACTTCGCGGGCTGGGAGCGGCCCTGGGACAGGGAGAAGCAGGTCCCGCTGGACTGGCGGTCATGA
- a CDS encoding MarP family serine protease, whose translation MNVLDILLLLAAVWFAIVGYRQGFVVGILSVTGFLGGGLVAVYLLPVLWDALTDKAEVSTTAAVVAIVVVIVCASVGQALTTHLGNKLRRYITWSPARALDATGGALVNVVAMLLVAWLIGSALAGTTLPTLGKEVRSSTVLQGVSRALPARADTWFADFSSVLAQNGFPQVFSPFSNEPITDVQPPDPALANSPVATRAKRSIVKVMGTATDCGKVLEGTGFVFDDRRVMTNAHVVGGVDEPTVQIGGEGRKYDATVVLYDWRRDVAVLDVPELEAPALRFADEDAARDDGAIVAGFPENGAYDVRAARVRGRITANGPDIYHRDTVRRDVYSLFATVRQGNSGGPLLTPEGEVYGVVFAKSLDDAETGYALTVDEIREDVAKGRTANQQVDSDSCAL comes from the coding sequence GTGAACGTGCTGGACATCCTGTTGCTGCTGGCCGCCGTCTGGTTCGCGATCGTCGGCTACCGCCAGGGCTTCGTCGTCGGCATCCTGTCGGTGACCGGTTTCCTCGGCGGCGGTCTCGTCGCCGTCTACCTGCTGCCGGTGCTCTGGGACGCCCTGACGGACAAGGCGGAGGTGAGCACGACCGCCGCCGTCGTCGCGATCGTCGTCGTCATCGTCTGCGCCTCCGTCGGCCAGGCCCTGACCACCCACCTCGGCAACAAGCTCCGGCGGTACATCACCTGGTCCCCGGCCCGCGCCCTGGACGCCACCGGCGGCGCCCTGGTCAACGTCGTGGCGATGCTCCTGGTCGCCTGGCTGATCGGCTCCGCCCTGGCCGGCACCACGCTGCCGACGCTCGGCAAGGAGGTCCGCAGCTCCACGGTGCTGCAGGGCGTCTCCCGTGCGCTGCCCGCCCGGGCCGACACCTGGTTCGCGGACTTCTCCTCCGTCCTCGCGCAGAACGGCTTCCCGCAGGTCTTCAGCCCGTTCTCCAACGAGCCGATCACCGATGTCCAGCCACCCGACCCGGCGTTGGCGAACAGCCCGGTCGCCACCCGCGCCAAGCGGTCCATCGTCAAGGTCATGGGCACCGCCACCGATTGCGGCAAGGTCCTGGAGGGCACCGGCTTCGTCTTCGACGACCGCCGTGTCATGACCAACGCCCATGTCGTGGGCGGCGTCGACGAGCCCACGGTGCAGATAGGCGGCGAGGGCAGGAAGTACGACGCGACGGTCGTCCTCTACGACTGGCGGCGCGATGTCGCCGTACTCGACGTGCCCGAGCTGGAGGCGCCCGCCCTGCGGTTCGCGGACGAGGACGCAGCCCGCGACGACGGCGCGATCGTCGCGGGCTTCCCGGAGAACGGGGCGTACGACGTCCGCGCCGCGCGCGTGCGCGGGCGCATCACGGCCAACGGCCCGGACATCTACCACCGCGACACCGTCCGCCGTGACGTCTACTCGCTGTTCGCGACCGTCCGTCAGGGCAACTCCGGCGGCCCGCTGCTGACGCCCGAGGGCGAGGTCTACGGCGTGGTCTTCGCCAAGTCCCTGGACGACGCCGAGACCGGGTACGCGCTCACCGTGGACGAGAT
- a CDS encoding NUDIX hydrolase, whose protein sequence is MSDHARGQASGQANGQWYPPEWPDRIRALAAGSLTPVAPKRAATVMLLKDTGTGPAVHMLRRRTSMAFAGGAYAYPGGGVDPRDDDRDIGWAGPTRAWWADRLGVDEAGAQAIVCAAVRETYEEAGVLLAGPTGDSVVGDTTGADWEADRAALVDRELSFAEFLHRRGLVLRSDLLGAWARWITPEFESRRYDTWFFVAALPEGQRTRNASTEADRTVWITPAAAAAGYDRGELLMMPPTIATLRGLAACGTAAQALASAPGRDMTPVLAEARLVGGEIVLSWPGHDEFTKHVPSTAQAPATPSDPTGGALA, encoded by the coding sequence GTGAGTGATCACGCGAGGGGTCAGGCGAGCGGTCAGGCGAACGGTCAGTGGTACCCGCCGGAGTGGCCGGACCGCATCCGTGCGCTGGCGGCCGGCTCCCTCACGCCCGTCGCCCCCAAGCGCGCCGCCACCGTGATGCTCCTGAAGGACACCGGTACCGGCCCCGCCGTCCACATGCTGCGCCGTCGCACCTCCATGGCGTTCGCCGGGGGCGCCTACGCCTATCCGGGCGGCGGGGTCGATCCGCGCGACGACGACCGTGACATCGGCTGGGCGGGCCCCACGCGCGCGTGGTGGGCGGACCGGCTCGGCGTCGACGAGGCGGGCGCCCAGGCGATCGTCTGCGCGGCCGTACGGGAGACGTACGAGGAGGCGGGCGTCCTGCTCGCCGGTCCGACCGGCGATTCGGTGGTGGGCGACACGACGGGCGCCGACTGGGAGGCGGACCGCGCCGCCCTGGTCGACCGTGAGCTGTCCTTCGCGGAGTTCCTGCACCGCCGGGGCCTCGTGCTGCGCTCCGACCTGCTGGGGGCCTGGGCCCGCTGGATCACCCCGGAGTTCGAGTCCCGGCGCTACGACACGTGGTTCTTCGTGGCCGCCCTCCCCGAGGGGCAGCGCACCCGCAACGCCTCCACGGAGGCCGACCGCACGGTGTGGATCACCCCGGCCGCGGCCGCGGCCGGGTACGACAGGGGCGAACTGCTGATGATGCCGCCGACCATCGCGACCCTGCGAGGCCTCGCGGCGTGCGGTACGGCGGCCCAGGCGCTGGCGTCGGCTCCGGGCCGCGACATGACGCCCGTGCTGGCCGAGGCACGGCTCGTCGGCGGCGAGATCGTGCTCTCCTGGCCGGGGCACGACGAGTTCACCAAGCACGTCCCGAGCACGGCACAGGCGCCGGCGACACCTTCCGACCCGACCGGGGGAGCCCTCGCATGA
- a CDS encoding RidA family protein, with translation MSAVESKLAELGLTLPEVVPPLAAYQPAVQSGPYVYTSGQLPMVEGKLPVTGKVGGEVTPEEAKELARTCALNALAAVKSVAGDLDRIARVVKVVGFVASASDFTGQPAVINGASELLGEVLGDKGVHARSAVGVAVLPLDAPVEVEVQVELAQA, from the coding sequence GTGAGCGCCGTCGAGTCGAAGCTGGCCGAGCTCGGCCTGACCCTTCCCGAGGTCGTCCCGCCGCTGGCCGCTTACCAGCCGGCAGTGCAGTCCGGACCGTACGTCTACACCTCGGGCCAGTTGCCCATGGTGGAGGGCAAGCTGCCGGTCACCGGCAAGGTGGGCGGCGAGGTCACGCCGGAGGAGGCCAAGGAACTCGCGCGCACCTGCGCGCTGAACGCCCTGGCCGCCGTGAAGTCCGTCGCCGGTGACCTCGACCGCATCGCGCGCGTCGTGAAGGTCGTCGGCTTCGTCGCGTCCGCGTCCGACTTCACCGGCCAGCCCGCCGTGATCAACGGCGCCAGCGAACTCCTGGGCGAGGTCCTGGGTGACAAGGGCGTCCACGCCCGCAGCGCGGTCGGCGTGGCGGTACTGCCGCTGGACGCGCCGGTGGAGGTCGAGGTCCAGGTCGAGCTCGCCCAGGCCTAG
- a CDS encoding DUF4177 domain-containing protein, producing MTKWEYATVPLLVHATKQILDTWGEDGWELVQVVPGPNNPEQLVAYLKREKQA from the coding sequence ATGACCAAGTGGGAATACGCAACCGTGCCGCTGCTCGTCCATGCCACGAAGCAGATTCTGGACACCTGGGGCGAGGACGGCTGGGAGCTCGTCCAGGTCGTGCCCGGGCCGAACAACCCCGAGCAGCTCGTGGCCTACCTGAAGCGGGAGAAGCAGGCGTGA
- a CDS encoding Crp/Fnr family transcriptional regulator, which yields MDDVLRRNPLFAALDDEQSAELRASMSEVTLARGDTLFHEGDPGDRLYVVTEGKVKLHRTSPDGRENMLAVVGPSELIGELSLFDPGPRTATGTALTEVKLLALGHGDLQPWLNVRPEVATALLRAVARRLRKTNDAMSDLVFSDVPGRVARALLDLSRRFGVQSEEGIHVVHDLTQEELAQLVGASRETVNKALADFAQRGWLRLEARAVILLDVERLAKRSR from the coding sequence GTGGACGACGTTCTGCGGCGCAACCCGCTCTTCGCGGCGCTCGACGACGAGCAATCCGCGGAGCTCCGCGCCTCCATGAGTGAGGTGACCCTCGCCCGCGGCGACACACTGTTCCACGAAGGCGACCCCGGAGACCGCCTCTATGTGGTCACCGAGGGCAAGGTCAAGCTCCACCGCACGTCCCCCGACGGACGCGAGAACATGCTGGCCGTCGTCGGCCCCAGCGAGCTGATCGGTGAGCTGTCGCTCTTCGACCCGGGGCCGCGCACGGCGACCGGCACCGCGCTGACCGAGGTCAAGCTGCTCGCCCTCGGCCACGGCGACCTCCAGCCCTGGCTGAACGTCCGTCCCGAGGTCGCCACCGCGCTGCTGCGCGCCGTCGCGCGTCGCCTGCGCAAGACCAACGACGCCATGTCGGACCTCGTCTTCTCGGACGTCCCCGGCCGGGTCGCCCGCGCCCTGCTGGACCTGTCCCGCCGCTTCGGCGTGCAGTCCGAGGAGGGCATCCACGTCGTGCACGACCTGACGCAGGAGGAGCTGGCCCAGTTGGTCGGCGCGTCCCGTGAGACGGTCAACAAGGCACTGGCGGACTTCGCCCAGCGCGGCTGGCTCCGCCTGGAAGCCCGCGCGGTGATCCTGCTGGACGTGGAGCGGCTCGCCAAGCGCTCCCGCTGA
- a CDS encoding alpha/beta fold hydrolase, with protein MPHQPVSDHLLVSDHQPVHRLVPSPAGRIHLVEQGSGPLVLLVHGFPESWYSWRRQLPALAAAGFRAAAVDVRGYGRSSRPDAVEAYGMLDLVADNVAVVEALGERSAVIVGHDWGASIAAHSALLRPDVFRAVGLLSVPYTPPGGPKPSEVFAGMSDPAGPFAGQEFYASYFQEPGRAEAEIEPDVRGWLAGLYAALSADTMPGPQEPNPHFVAPGGRLRDRFPAAGRLPSWLTEEELDVYAGEFERTGLTGALNRYRNMDRDWADLAAHQGAPVTQPALFLGGDRDASTTWLSDAIEAYPATLPGLTASHLLDGCGHWLQQERPEETNRLLTEWLTALPS; from the coding sequence ATGCCGCACCAGCCCGTGTCCGACCACCTGCTCGTGTCCGACCACCAGCCCGTGCACCGTCTGGTGCCCTCACCGGCCGGCCGGATCCACCTGGTCGAGCAGGGCAGCGGCCCGCTGGTCCTGCTCGTCCACGGCTTCCCCGAGTCCTGGTACTCCTGGCGCCGCCAGCTCCCCGCGCTCGCCGCCGCGGGCTTCCGCGCCGCCGCGGTCGACGTACGCGGTTACGGTCGCTCCTCGCGGCCCGACGCCGTGGAGGCGTACGGGATGCTCGACCTGGTGGCGGACAACGTCGCCGTGGTGGAGGCCCTGGGCGAGCGCTCCGCCGTGATCGTCGGCCACGACTGGGGCGCGAGCATCGCCGCGCACTCCGCGCTGCTGCGGCCCGACGTGTTCCGCGCGGTGGGCCTGCTGAGCGTGCCGTACACCCCGCCCGGCGGCCCGAAGCCCAGCGAGGTCTTCGCCGGCATGAGCGATCCCGCCGGTCCCTTCGCCGGGCAGGAGTTCTACGCCTCGTACTTCCAGGAGCCCGGCCGGGCCGAGGCGGAGATCGAGCCGGACGTCCGCGGCTGGCTCGCCGGTCTCTACGCCGCGCTGTCCGCCGACACCATGCCCGGCCCACAGGAGCCCAACCCGCACTTCGTCGCCCCCGGCGGCCGGCTGCGCGACCGGTTCCCGGCCGCCGGCCGCCTGCCCTCCTGGCTCACCGAAGAGGAGCTGGACGTCTACGCCGGGGAGTTCGAGCGCACCGGTCTGACCGGCGCCCTCAACCGCTACCGCAACATGGACCGCGACTGGGCCGACCTGGCCGCCCACCAGGGCGCCCCCGTCACCCAGCCCGCCCTGTTCCTCGGCGGCGACCGGGACGCCTCCACCACCTGGCTCTCCGACGCGATCGAGGCGTACCCGGCCACCCTGCCCGGTCTGACCGCCTCGCACCTCCTCGACGGCTGCGGCCACTGGCTCCAGCAGGAGCGCCCCGAGGAGACGAACCGGCTGCTCACCGAGTGGCTGACCGCCCTGCCCTCCTGA